GGGTACGGTTCGGCTGGAACAGCCAAGACGGGGGCGTCCGTGGGCGGAGTGTCGGCAACACTGACCGGGAGCCAGGGTTCCCGGTCAATGGGTGTCGTCTCGGGGTACGTGCTCAAGTTGGCGCGCGAGTCCGCGGGGCTTACGCAAGAGCGCCTAGCGGAACGGCTAGCGGTCGACGGAAGCACCGTTCAGGGGTGGGAGTCGGGGCGCAGGCCCCTCTCGGCGATGAACGCGGGGGACTTCGCCCGTCTCTGTGCCCGGTTGCCCCGCTTGGGCGCGCCTGCCTCGACTGGGCGGCACCTGCGCACGGCCGTCGAAGCCGATCTCGTTCTCTCGACCGGTTCCACCGCCGGAGACGCGTGGGTAGACCCCGAGTTGCATCCGCTGGCTGCGAGTGTGCACCGCAAGACGCTCACGAACATGATCACGTGGCCGTTCACTGGGCACCTGCCGTCCGAACTCGGGGTGTTCGGGCCGAAGGCGCCTCGCCGTGGTCCCGTCGCGCCCGGCCCCACGATGAGCGCCGACGCACGAACCCGGTTCTTCGACCACCTGCTGACCGTCGCTGAGCGCGGGGTGCTCCCGGGCGAGGCGCTGCTGCGCCGGCAAGCTGTGTACCTGCTTGGGTTCGACCGGCGCGGCGAGGTCGTGCAGTGGCTGCGAGGGGAATGGGCAAACGCCGGCCGCCGAGCGATCGCCGACGGCGACGTGACCAGGCTCCTCGAGGCCCGCTCGGCATCCGTCGCGCTCGCGTCAATCGGCGACGGCGCACACCTGCACGACTTCGTCGCGCGCACCGCAGACACTGACGCCGAGATCGCGAATCTCAACTACTGGGCGCATTGGATCGGCGAGTTGCAAGACGACCAGGCCGACGATCACTTCATGGCTGAGGCCGACACCCGAACATGGTCGGGAATCCGGCTGTTTCACCATCTGGTCGGTCGGCTCGACCCGGCTTCGCCGCACCTCCCGCTCAACCTGCACACGATGCACTCGCTCGTGGCCAGTCGTCCTGCCCTGCTGACCGAACGGTCCGGCGAACGGGACGCACTGGCCGAGGCACTGGACGTGCTCTCGTCGGACGACGTGCTGTCACGTCAGGGACGTGACCAGGTCGCCGGACTTCACTACGCTCTGCGTCTCGCCGACCGATAGGGAGATCACTTCATGCCAGACGAAACCGCCGCCGCCCTCGCCGCGTTCGGCTACGAACTCGGGCTGCTCAAGCGCATCCGCCGTGCGGGCTGGTGGCAGGTCGGCGTCCGCGACCCGGAATCGGTCGCGGAGCACAGCTTGCGCGCCGCGCAGATCGCGGCGCTGCTCGCCGCCGAGGAAGGCGCGAACCCGGAGCGGGCCGCGTTCCTCGCGATCTGGCACGACACCCAGGAGACCCGCACCGGCGACATCCCGCACACCGCGGGCAAGTACCTGGCCAAGCCTGAACCGCGAGAGATCACCGCAGACCAGACCGGCGGGCTGCCCGGCGGCACCCGCGACGTAGTGCGGGCCGCGGTCGACGAGTACGAGACCCGGGAGACACTCGAAGCAAAATGCGCGAAGGACGCTGACAAGCTCGAAATGCTGTTGCAGGCCATCGAATACCGCGAAATCGGGGTCGAGCGGGTTGCCGGGTGGATTGACTCCGGTCGCAAGGGACTCGCGACCGAGGCAGCTCGACGGATCGCCGAGGCCGCGGTGACGCTGTCCCCGTTGGCATGGCGAGGTCGCTGATTACTGAGATGCCGGGAGCGTGAAGCTGTCGGCCCAACTGGTGCCGTTCCACCACTGCAACTGGCCCGGCTGCTGCGGCGGCGGATACCAGCCCGGGGGAGTGCCCAGCGGCGAGTTGCACAGCTGCTGCGCTGCGGTTCGGCCCCTTCACCATCACCGCGATGAGCGTCGGTATTCCGGCCAAGATGGCTAGCGCGGCGAGGATGACTATGCCGAGCACCAAGTACTGCGCAACCGCCGGGCTCATGACCCCTCCAGGGCGCGGCGGGGATCATCGGAGCCAACCCGCTGCGCGCCGGGTCGCTGATGATCTTGCCGTGTTCCGTCTCTGTTCCGTGGGACAGCCAATCGGTGCCGTCGTGAGCCAACGAAGACAAACGCCCGATCTGCAGGTCCAG
The nucleotide sequence above comes from Amycolatopsis sp. AA4. Encoded proteins:
- a CDS encoding helix-turn-helix transcriptional regulator, which codes for MGVVSGYVLKLARESAGLTQERLAERLAVDGSTVQGWESGRRPLSAMNAGDFARLCARLPRLGAPASTGRHLRTAVEADLVLSTGSTAGDAWVDPELHPLAASVHRKTLTNMITWPFTGHLPSELGVFGPKAPRRGPVAPGPTMSADARTRFFDHLLTVAERGVLPGEALLRRQAVYLLGFDRRGEVVQWLRGEWANAGRRAIADGDVTRLLEARSASVALASIGDGAHLHDFVARTADTDAEIANLNYWAHWIGELQDDQADDHFMAEADTRTWSGIRLFHHLVGRLDPASPHLPLNLHTMHSLVASRPALLTERSGERDALAEALDVLSSDDVLSRQGRDQVAGLHYALRLADR
- a CDS encoding HD family hydrolase, which codes for MPDETAAALAAFGYELGLLKRIRRAGWWQVGVRDPESVAEHSLRAAQIAALLAAEEGANPERAAFLAIWHDTQETRTGDIPHTAGKYLAKPEPREITADQTGGLPGGTRDVVRAAVDEYETRETLEAKCAKDADKLEMLLQAIEYREIGVERVAGWIDSGRKGLATEAARRIAEAAVTLSPLAWRGR
- a CDS encoding DUF2510 domain-containing protein — encoded protein: MCNSPLGTPPGWYPPPQQPGQLQWWNGTSWADSFTLPASQ